Proteins encoded by one window of Arachis hypogaea cultivar Tifrunner chromosome 1, arahy.Tifrunner.gnm2.J5K5, whole genome shotgun sequence:
- the LOC112791641 gene encoding uncharacterized protein gives MTFSQLDAEDVDPTRDVYRKCLNLIPHSKFSFAKIWLLAAQFEIRQLNLKGARQILGNAIGKAPKHKIFNKYIEIELQLGNIDRCRKLYEKYLEWSPENCYAWTKYAELERSLCETDRARAIFELAIAQPALDMPELLWKVWISYAEFEAHNSLDLKEEEQKRECLQRARRVFEEALNYFRSSAPELKEERAMLLEKWLNMEAASGELGDVSLVQSKLPKKLKKRKQVTTEDGSARIEEFIDYLFPGEIQMTNLKILEAAYQWKKKQKLSSGDN, from the exons ATGACGTTTTCAC AGCTTGATGCTGAAGATGTGGATCCAACAAGAGATGTATACAGGAAGTGTCTCAACTTGATACCACACAGCAAGTTTTCATTTGCAAAGATATGGCTTCTAGCGGCCCAGTTTGAAATACGTCAGCTGAATCTCAAGGGTGCGCGACAGATATTAGGAAATGCCATTGGAAAGGCTCCAAAACACAAGATTTTCAACAAGTATATAGAGATAGAACTGCAGCTTGGTAACATAGATAGATGCagaaaactatatgaaaagtATCTGGAGTGGTCGCCTGAAAATTGCTACGCTTGGACCAAGTATGCAGAATTGGAGAGATCTTTATGTGAGACTGATAGAGCTAGAGCAATATTCGAGCTTGCAATCGCTCAACCAGCATTGGATATGCCTGAGCTATTGTGGAAG GTATGGATAAGCTATGCGGAATTTGAGGCACACAACAGTTTAGACTTAAAAGAAGAAGAGCAAAAGAGGGAATGCCTTCAGCGTGCTAGAAGGGTGTTTGAGGAAGCTCTTAACTACTTCAGATCGTCAGCTCCAGAACTCAAGGAGGAAAGAGCAATGCTATTGGAGAAATGGCTCAACATGGAGGCTGCTTCTGGGGAGCTTGGTGATGTTAGCTTAGTCCAGTCTAAGTTGCCCAAGAAGCTCAAGAAGAGAAAACAAGTTACTACTGAAGATGGTTCTGCCAGAATTGAAGAATTCATCGACTATTTGTTTCCTGGAGAAATTCAGATGACTAATCTTAAGATCTTAGAAGCTGCATACCAGTGGAAGAAGAAGCAAAAATTGTCTTCTGGCGACAACTAA